AGCTGGTCCAGGCCATGACTGTTGTGCATGCTGGTAGTTCGAGAGTGTGCCGATATCCAACAGGTACTCAGAAATTCTATATGCAGCCATTTTGCCGATCATCTTTGGGAGCACGTCAAAGCCAAGATCGGCGGGCCGTTGCGCCGGAAGAAAATCGAAAAGCTTCGCGTCGGCAACCATCACACCCGCGAAGGCCCAGTTGCTGGCAGGCTGTGATGGTTTCTCAACAAACTCCTGAATAACGGAATTTTCATTCGTGGTCACGATGCCGCATCGAGTCGGATCAGGCACCTGATAGACGCCCAGCGTAGCTACAAGATGTTTATGCTGGTGAAACGCGAGCATGCGTAACAAATCGACGTTGGTCAGCACGTCAGCGTAGAGGACAAAAAAGGACTTTTCCCCGGACACAAACTCACGGTTTTCCACCAGAGTTCCCGCGCTGCCAAGCAGTTCCGGTTCTTGGGCGATGTGGATTCGCACCCCGGTCTCTTGCTCGGTAGCAAATTTTCGGATAGCTCCCGCGTGAGCATGTGCGTTGACCAGAACGTCAGTGATTCCAGCAAACTTGCAGTTATTCAGCCATATTTCCAGCAGGGGAACGCCTTGTATCGGCAGCAGGCATTTGGGAACGCTGTCCGTCAACGGACGCAGCCGTGTGCCGTTTCCTGCCGCGAGTAGAAAAGCCTTCATTCAAAAAGAATAAATGACACTCAACTAAAGAATGGATTCACCGCTTTGCTCCCGATACTGACATGACCACGGTGAGTTGTTTGCGCTTCCATTGCCACGCAGATTCGATAATCTCCTGCAAAGAAGAGTGCTCGGGATTCCAATCCAGCTCACGCATAATGCGTTTGGGACTGGCGCACAGCACCGCTGGATCGCCGTCACGCCGGGCGCTTACCCGCAAAGGGATATTACGGCCTGTAACTTCAGTCGTTGCATTGCAGACTTCTCTCACCGAATAGCTTTTACCCAGCCCTATGTTGTAAGCGCGCATACCTGGATTGTTCAGATTTTTCAGAGCACAAATATGCGCGCTGGCAATATCCAACACATGCACGTAATCGCGGAGGCATGTACCGTCTGGCGTGTCATATTCATCGCCATAGATGTGAAAAACCTTGCGCTCGCCGGCCGCCACCTGGAGCAATAGAGGGATGATGTGCGTTTCAGGATCGTGGCGTTCTCCCAATTCCGCCGTGGCGCCGGAAGCATTGAAATAACGCAGAGCTGTCGCGCTCCATCCGTAAGCGCGGCAATACCAATCAAGAATACGCTCAAACATCAGCTTGGTTTCGCCATAGGAGTTGACCGGTAGCTTGGGGTCATCCTCCTCAATGGGGACCCGCTGCGGCGTGCCATACACTGCGGCTGAAGATGAGAATACAAAGTTCTTGATGCCCGCGGCGCGAAGCACCTCCAACATAACAATTCCTGAAGCCACGTTGTATTGAAAAAACATTCCAGGATTGCTGACCGACTCAGGAATCAGAGCCTTGGCGGCAAAATGGAAAACCGCATCGAAACGGATATGGCTCACAAGAGATTGCATTGCGCTCCGATTGCCAACATCGATTTGAAAAAAAGCCACGCCTGAAGGCACTGCTTCCCTGTATCCGGTAGAGAGATCATCCACAATTGTGACGGAATGTCCCTTTCGCAACAATTCCGCACAACAGACTGACCCAACATAACCCGCGCCACCTGTAACCAGAACATTTGCCATTCCTACACCCCTGATCCGCGCCAGACCCGAGCCGGGGTCTTAATGAGTATTTTCAAGTCAAACCATAGCGACCAGTTATCTGCATAAAACAAGTCCATTTCGATACGCCGATCATAGCCAGCCAGCTGATGGCCACTGACCTGCCAGTAACCGGTCAAACCAGGCTTCATTTCAGAAAAAATCCAGCTTGCATCCCCGTATTTTTTAAGTTCGATGGGCGTAATCATCCTGGGACCAACCAGACTCATTTCGCCTTTGAGCACGTTCCAGAGTTGAGGCAGTTCGTCCAACCCAGTGCGGCGCAGCGTGCGTCCGACGGCAGTAATTCGAGGATCGTCTTTCAGCTTGAAATCTACTTCAAATTGGTGGCGAAGTACCGGATCACGCCGCAACACTTCATCGGCATCCACACGCATGGTTCTCAACTTAAACGCGTCAAACTCGCCCCTTGGCCCCACGACACGACGGCGAAAGAAGGCTGGGCCACCATCGCGAAGCTTTATCCGCAAGGCCAGAATCAACACGAGCGGCCAGCACAGTACCAAAAGAATTGAGGCTCCTGCCAGATCAATTAATCTCTTCAGCGTCCGATTCCATCGTGTCATCGGCAGCTGTTGGCTGCGCGTGAGAGCCTGTGTTTTGGCGGCGGCAGAAGCTGGCACGTTAGTCTCCCGCGATGGAAGTTTCGGCGGCCTGGGCCACCGGCTTGGAAAGCAACGACAAGTCGGAATCCACCATCATCCGCACCATTTGCTCGAATGTAACCGTCGGCTTCCAGCCTAAACTTTTGTTTGCCTTGCCGGCGTCTCCGCTCAGCGGATCCTCTTCCATAGGACGTAGCAGCGCAGGATCAATCTCAACATGCTTTTGCCAATCCAGGCCAGCGTGTGAGAACGCAATTTCCAGAAGTTCTTTTACGCTATGAGTAACACCGGTGGCGATCACAAAATCGTCAGGCATGGGTTGTTGCAGCATCAGCCACATGGCATGAACATAGTCGCCGGCAAAACCCCAATCTCGGCGGCTTTCAAGATTTCCCATTTTTAATTTGTTGGCCAATCCAAGCTTGATGCGGGCCACCTGGCGTGACACTTTGCGCGTTACAAACTCCGGTCCTCTGCGGGGCGACTCATGGTTAAAAGCAATGCAGGAACACGCGAACATGCCATAGCTTTCGCGGTAATTGATCGTAATATGGTGAGCAAACATTTTGGCAGCGCCGTATGGGCTACGCGGTTGCAGGCGCGTGACTTCGCTCTGCCGTCCCTCGTCGGACTTCCCGAAAATCTCCGAACTCGAGACCTGCAAGAACCTGGCCTGGGGAGCATGGCGACGAATTGCTTCCAGCATCCTAAGCGCACCCATGCCGGTGACTTCCATGGTCAAAATCGGCTGAGTCCACGAGACGGGGACAAACGTTTGTCCAGCGAGGTTGTAAACTTCATCGGGCTTAACCTGTCCCATCGCGCGATCAAGGGAAGGCTGGTCGGCTAGATCGGCTTCAACATAATTAAGCCTTCGACTGAAGGCGGCTGCGCCTTCCGGATGCGCTCGCGCAAGGTTTCTGACGACTCCGTAAACTTCGTATCCTTTTTCCAGAAGCAACTCGGCCAAGTATGAACCATCCTGTCCAGTCACTCCTGTGATTAAAGCACGCATCCGAAAGTACACCCCTTTAAGGTTTTAATCCAATTTGCTGGCGCTTGGTGTATTGATTTACGTGATGATATACCGATATCGTTTCCAGCGCCGCTTTGTCCCAGGAAAAATCAGCAGCTCTCCTCAGGGCATTGGATCTTTTTTGCTGTAACTCTTCAGGACTACGCAGTAGCGCACAGACAGCGTTGGCCATGCCTTTGACATTGAAAGGGTCAAAACACTGGGCTCCTGCGCCCGCTATTTCCGGCAGCGAACCTCGGTCAGAAGTAATTACAGGGCAGCCACATGACATCGCTTCCACCAATGGAAGTCCGAAGCCTTCATAAAGAGAGGGCATCACAAATGCATGAGCATGGCGGAAGAGGGCGGCCAGAGCTTCAGAGTCAACGTAGCCTACATGATTCACATTAAGGCTAGCGTCAATTTCGAATTTCTCCTTTGAAGTGGATCCATACATCACGGTTTGAAATGTAATGCCTACTTCTTTGCGCACGATCTCCAAAACCAAAAGCGCACTTCCCAAGTTCTTCGTGCGCCAGTTTCGCGCGCTGGACACAAGTACAAACGGCTTTCGGATGTGATACCGCTCTCGCAAAACCATCTCTTCGTTCTCCGCGCCGTTCGGATGAAAAGTGTTTTGATCAGCCGCCAGGTGCACGGTAGAAATTCTCTCGGACGTCACGCCCAATATCCTTTGGAGATCGATTGCTGTGCAATGAGAGTCCGCAATGAGGTGCGCTGCGCGTTTAGCCGTTGCACGGTATCCTGCCTGAACGATTTTCTGCTTTGGCCAGAAATAAACTGGAAATAGAAACGGGATGAGGTCATGAATCGTGACCACCGCTGGACAGCGCAACAGCGGAGCTGCATAAAACGGACAGTGGAAAAGATCGAGCTTGTCCAGTTCTTCGCGGCGTCGGAATTCGAGCGTGGCAAGAGGCGAATACTTCCCGAAAGAGACTGGGACAGTCTGCAGTGAAAGCCTGTTCAATCCTGGGACCGGATTGCGCGGATCAGCATAAACCACCAGTTCACAACCAGCACGAACAAGCGCAGGCAACAATCCGGAGATGTAACTCCCCACTCCGGACTGGTTATACCAGCGGGCATCAAAACCTACACGCATTCGCAGCAGCCCCTGTCAGTGCTTGACCACACAATATTGCTTGCTTACATAGCCGTGTAACGGTTCTTGCGCCAGGTATCGGAGATCGCCGGAAAAAGCAGGATCGCAGGAATTTGTGAGGGCCACGGCTACAATCCGCGCGTGATTTTGGGCAATCAACTTCCGGATCACTGCTTCTTTGATGCAATGCATCTCCATGGTACAGGGCTTTCCCCTGCCGAAAATGGAGTGCAGACGCGAGCGCAATGCCAATCTTGTACGGACTTTTGTGAGCGCGCTCGCGCGCAGCTTTTCTGGGACTTGAACAATCAACACCCCGCCAGGGTTCAATATCCGGATAAGTTCGACGATATATTGATGGCTGCATGGTGGTGCGATGTGCTGGAGCACGAGGTTCGTATAAATGAAGCCAAAATAATTGTCCGGCAGACACTTCAATCGAGTGTCTTCATTCAGTTGGAAATGGCAGCGGGGACAATCATGATTGAGCTCTCGCGCCGTGCTGATCATGGTCGGGGAAATATCCACGCCGCGGCATTCAGAAAAATATTCGGACATGGCGCGGGTCAAGCGACCCACCCCACAACCAAAGTCGAGTGCTGGCCGACTTTTATCGATGCAAAGGCCAACTCTGGTGGCGTAGCCAAGTACTGTTTCAATCTCTTTGCGGCCCGTCGCGAAAAACTCTTCTCTGTCCCATTGGCTGTTGCGTTTGCTGGGATCAGTGCATATCGCCCACAGCGGATCGGTTTGTGCCAACCCTTCCCAGTTTCGTTGCAGCTCTTTGAGTGAATTCATGGTTTGCGCGCGACCATCCAGATTGTGTCATACCGGTTAATTTTCAGGGCCGCATGCAAGATCCGGTGAACTGCGTAATAGCTACTATCCAGGAGTAAAGGTAAACCGCTGGAAACATAATAGGGATCGAGTGATTCTTCCACCATGCGCAATCCACAATTTTCAAGAAGGCGGCGCAGTACGGACGGCGTGAAGTGTGAAAGATGTATTTCGCGAGACGCTCCCGCCCGCGCAATGCCCAACTTCGGACTGAACTTCTGAAAGGGGCTTAGGCCGATATTTTTGCCGATCTTCTTGATCTTTGAGGTCCATGCCAGCACGTCATTTGGCACCGCGATGACCAGAATTCCTTGCGCCCTTAACAGAGCATGGCACCGACTCACGAGCCTTCCCGGGTCGGGCACATGCTCCAGAACATGGAACAAAGTAATGACATCGAAGGAGTGCGGGGGCAGATCCAGCTCTTCGACCTGTCCGATAAGAAGGTTAAGACCATATTTTTCTTTTGCGAGGGCGACTGCACTCTCAGACACTTCTGTTCCGCTGACCTCCGCGAAATGGGGTCGGGCATGGTGGAGAAATTGTCCGTATCCTGTACCAATATCCAGCAGACTGCCCTTGGCGCCAGCTCGTAACAATTTTTTGAGCCTGCGCTTCCACAGCATGTCACGGGCCAACTCTTTTTGTAGCCATGTATCGTACTTGTCTGTCTGCGAGTAAAAGGCGCTGATCTGGGCGAAAGACGGCCGCGGGCTGTCGAAAACGCATCCACAAGAATCGCAACGGCAGAAATTGAAGTCTGGGTCTACTTTCTGTATGCGATCGCTCCGGCAAACGTTGCAAGCCAGCACGACTTCTGTAGCGAACTTCTTTTCTGCAGCGATCTTGTCTTCTGCAATCATGTTCTTTTCTACAGTCCCCTGGGCAATCATGTGGCGGCCTGCCCGCTTGGAGCTGCTTCAGGGATCGAACCTTGTGCGCTTAGCAATCCCAGAACGACAAAAAACAAGGCCGTCACCTGCGGCGTGGTGTGGAACAGGTAATCGACCGTTCCGTGGACCAGCACACCACAGATAGCAGAAACGATGGCAAGAGCAATCATCTTGTTGAAGTTGTCATGCGCTTTACGCAATAGTTTCACGGCGTTTCGCAATGCAAGAACAATTACAACCCCAAAGACCAGGAAGCCTATCAAGCCGGTTTCCGCCAGGAGTTCCAGGTACAGATTATGCGCGTCGCCGGTCCAGCCGTCAGGCAGACTCAAGAGGCCGCCCATCAGGCCACGAAGATTTCCAAAGCCGGTGCCTAGCAACGGCGATCGGGCGAAGACAGTGAAAGCTCCACCCCAGATTGCAAGACGCGAGACTGTGGTGAAGTCGTCAATCTCGCCAAGCCGCTGAAAGAAGAAGCCAGCCACTGCGGCAGCCAGCAGACAGACAATCAGGACAAGGGCGACTCGCTTTATGCGAGTTTTACGATCCCGTGCAGCAAGACATACCTGCGCTATCAGAATGGCAACGAAAGCCAGCAGACCACCGCGGCTCTGTGTGAGCAAAAGCGCTGTAGCAGCAAACACAAGACACCATCTGCTCAGCGTGCGAAGAACAGGATCGGTGCCGCCGGTTGCAAAGGCCAAACAGAATGGCAGCACCAGATTGAGGTATCCAGCAAGACCGTTATAGTGTTCAAGAAAAGACGTGATGCGCCCTTCCCATGCTGGGATCTGCGCAATTTCATCTTGAATTGGGTAGAGCACGTCGTAGAGCGAAGAATAACCGCCCGTGAATGCCTGCCAGAATCCGAAGAGCGCCACGACGATGGTCGAAGCCATCAAGACTTTCAACAAGATCCGAGTATTGGTCTCGGTCTGACACCAATCGGTAATGACATAGTAGAAGCAAACGTAAGACGCCAAGCGCATGAGCTCACGCTGCGCGTCGAGCGTGACTGGATTGAGAAACAGCGCAGATGCAATGGCTACGGCCAGGTAAGTAAGAATCGCGCGCGTCAACCAGGTACCAAAGAGCCACGTCCGCAGGTCTTTTTTACTGTTATGTGTCACGCGATATACCACAACGCCGGCAAAGAAGCTGAACCGCACCAATGTGCTGAGATCGCGTATGGGAAAATCCCAGTTGAGAAATGGCGTAACCGGCAAGAAAAATATTACCAATGGCAGTAACGGCTTGAATCGAAGCGCAGCCAGAACGAACACTGCTCCGCTGAAGGCCAGCGGCAACGCAAGAGGGCTGACAAGCGCGCCAGCAGACAACGCCACCGCAATGCCGACGATCAGCAGTTCCGCGCGCCAGCCCGGCTGTTCAACATTTGCTCGTAATGTTGCTGGATAGTTCATCTGATTCAATTACTGCGGGCCTCGCCAGCTTTCATCAGGACGTCAAGCGTTTGGAGTGCGCAGCGTTTCCAGGTGAACTCGCGCGCACGGGCAATTCCCTTTTGGCGCAGGCATTGGCGTAATTCAGAGTCGCGCAGCACTGCGTGCATGCACGCCGCCATGTCTTCGATAGACAAAGGATCAAAGTAAGTAAGAGCATCGCCAGATATTTCAGGCAGGCATGACGTTCGGGAAGCGATGGTCGGCACGCCGCAAGCCATCGCTTCAACCATCGGCAATGAAAAGCCCTCATACAATGAAGGCACAACCGCCAGACTGGCGCCTTTGATCAGCAATGCCAGATCGGACTCGTCCAGAATACCCGCAAGAATTACGCGGCAGCGGCCGCTGCTCTTCGCGGCCGCATTCACGATCTCATCAGATGCCCAGCCTCGTCGTCCCGCCAGTACCAGATCGAATTCCAGATCTGCATTATCCGCCAGCATAAGACGGAAGGCTTCAATCAACCGCTTCAGGTTCTTGCGGGGCTGAATTGTTCCATGATGGAGCAGGTAAGGTTTTTTGATTTCGAGTCGAGCATGTAACGCGGCAAGAGATGCAATGTCCGGTGGATCAGTGTTGAAAAGCGACTGGTCGCAGCCGTCATGTATTACAACGATTTTTTGCTCAGAGGTTCCAAGATGCGCGACGATATCTCTTTTTGAACATTCTGAAGAAGTGATGATTGTGCGGGAGAAACGCGCGCACCCCTTAAGCAAGACCCGCTGCATTGCGCTTACTGGAACAGAATGCGACGGCATGGTGATTGGCGTAACGTCATGGATCGTGCAGACCGCAGGCACGGAGCCTATAGGCAAGGTCGCTGCTGTGGGGATAAATAGGATGTCGGCATGAGATCGCGAAGCAGAAAGACCAGCACCGCCGAAGCGCCATAGACGATCATGATCGAGCAACGGCGATGAGCACAGTTCAAAGCGCTCTTCGCGAGCAACGTGGATCGCATCGTTGCCGTTTCGGGCGGAAGCGAAAAGCGAGAAACAAACTCCAGCGTCATGGCGAACAATCTTTTTGAATTCACGAAGCAGGTTCTGCGTATAGACATAAGTACCTTGACAGCGAAAGCGGCTGGCCAGCGTCCATGAATCTATCGCAATCCTCACAACGCAACTCCAGCGGTGCGGGAATGTACTTCGCGCCGGCGCGCAACCTGCTCCAGCACGGCCACCGTTTCTTGCGCGCAAAGGCCCCAGCTGAATCTCTGCGCACGCTCGCGGCCCCGTTCGGCAAGCTCGGTTTGCAAGTCACGGGATAGCAAGACCGCTTCCATCGAGTCAGCCATGTCTTCAATAGAATTGGGATTGAAATAACGCAGAACGCCGCCGGAAATCTCAGGCAGACATGAAGTGTTGGCGACAATTGTAGGGACACCGCAGGCCATAGCTTCAACCATGGGCAGACAGAAGCCTTCATAAAGCGATGGGACCACTTCGAGTGAAGCACCTCGCACCAGCAGAGATAAGTCGTGATCATCCAGTGCACCTGTCAAAATGACTTTGACTTTGCCGGCGCTATCGTCTTGAGCAGAATCGACAGTTTCCTGATGCTGCCAAGCAAGAGGACCAGCCAATACAAGGTCGAAAGTGAGTTTGGGATTCCTGCTGAGCATTTGGCGGTAAGCAGCGATGAGGCGAGGGAGATTCTTTCTCGGCTGGATTGCGCCATGATGGAGAATGTACGGTCGCCCGATGCCCAAGCGTAGCTGTAACTGTTTAAGCAAGGCTGTATCCGGAGGGACGCAATTAAACAGTTCCCGGTCGTAGCCTTCATACACAACGTGAACTTTCGACTCAGGA
This sequence is a window from Terriglobia bacterium. Protein-coding genes within it:
- a CDS encoding class I SAM-dependent methyltransferase; the encoded protein is MIAQGTVEKNMIAEDKIAAEKKFATEVVLACNVCRSDRIQKVDPDFNFCRCDSCGCVFDSPRPSFAQISAFYSQTDKYDTWLQKELARDMLWKRRLKKLLRAGAKGSLLDIGTGYGQFLHHARPHFAEVSGTEVSESAVALAKEKYGLNLLIGQVEELDLPPHSFDVITLFHVLEHVPDPGRLVSRCHALLRAQGILVIAVPNDVLAWTSKIKKIGKNIGLSPFQKFSPKLGIARAGASREIHLSHFTPSVLRRLLENCGLRMVEESLDPYYVSSGLPLLLDSSYYAVHRILHAALKINRYDTIWMVARKP
- a CDS encoding GDP-mannose 4,6-dehydratase, whose amino-acid sequence is MRALITGVTGQDGSYLAELLLEKGYEVYGVVRNLARAHPEGAAAFSRRLNYVEADLADQPSLDRAMGQVKPDEVYNLAGQTFVPVSWTQPILTMEVTGMGALRMLEAIRRHAPQARFLQVSSSEIFGKSDEGRQSEVTRLQPRSPYGAAKMFAHHITINYRESYGMFACSCIAFNHESPRRGPEFVTRKVSRQVARIKLGLANKLKMGNLESRRDWGFAGDYVHAMWLMLQQPMPDDFVIATGVTHSVKELLEIAFSHAGLDWQKHVEIDPALLRPMEEDPLSGDAGKANKSLGWKPTVTFEQMVRMMVDSDLSLLSKPVAQAAETSIAGD
- a CDS encoding glycosyltransferase family 4 protein; translation: MRIAIDSWTLASRFRCQGTYVYTQNLLREFKKIVRHDAGVCFSLFASARNGNDAIHVAREERFELCSSPLLDHDRLWRFGGAGLSASRSHADILFIPTAATLPIGSVPAVCTIHDVTPITMPSHSVPVSAMQRVLLKGCARFSRTIITSSECSKRDIVAHLGTSEQKIVVIHDGCDQSLFNTDPPDIASLAALHARLEIKKPYLLHHGTIQPRKNLKRLIEAFRLMLADNADLEFDLVLAGRRGWASDEIVNAAAKSSGRCRVILAGILDESDLALLIKGASLAVVPSLYEGFSLPMVEAMACGVPTIASRTSCLPEISGDALTYFDPLSIEDMAACMHAVLRDSELRQCLRQKGIARAREFTWKRCALQTLDVLMKAGEARSN
- a CDS encoding O-antigen ligase family protein, producing the protein MNYPATLRANVEQPGWRAELLIVGIAVALSAGALVSPLALPLAFSGAVFVLAALRFKPLLPLVIFFLPVTPFLNWDFPIRDLSTLVRFSFFAGVVVYRVTHNSKKDLRTWLFGTWLTRAILTYLAVAIASALFLNPVTLDAQRELMRLASYVCFYYVITDWCQTETNTRILLKVLMASTIVVALFGFWQAFTGGYSSLYDVLYPIQDEIAQIPAWEGRITSFLEHYNGLAGYLNLVLPFCLAFATGGTDPVLRTLSRWCLVFAATALLLTQSRGGLLAFVAILIAQVCLAARDRKTRIKRVALVLIVCLLAAAVAGFFFQRLGEIDDFTTVSRLAIWGGAFTVFARSPLLGTGFGNLRGLMGGLLSLPDGWTGDAHNLYLELLAETGLIGFLVFGVVIVLALRNAVKLLRKAHDNFNKMIALAIVSAICGVLVHGTVDYLFHTTPQVTALFFVVLGLLSAQGSIPEAAPSGQAAT
- a CDS encoding sugar transferase, with translation MPASAAAKTQALTRSQQLPMTRWNRTLKRLIDLAGASILLVLCWPLVLILALRIKLRDGGPAFFRRRVVGPRGEFDAFKLRTMRVDADEVLRRDPVLRHQFEVDFKLKDDPRITAVGRTLRRTGLDELPQLWNVLKGEMSLVGPRMITPIELKKYGDASWIFSEMKPGLTGYWQVSGHQLAGYDRRIEMDLFYADNWSLWFDLKILIKTPARVWRGSGV
- a CDS encoding class I SAM-dependent methyltransferase, translating into MNSLKELQRNWEGLAQTDPLWAICTDPSKRNSQWDREEFFATGRKEIETVLGYATRVGLCIDKSRPALDFGCGVGRLTRAMSEYFSECRGVDISPTMISTARELNHDCPRCHFQLNEDTRLKCLPDNYFGFIYTNLVLQHIAPPCSHQYIVELIRILNPGGVLIVQVPEKLRASALTKVRTRLALRSRLHSIFGRGKPCTMEMHCIKEAVIRKLIAQNHARIVAVALTNSCDPAFSGDLRYLAQEPLHGYVSKQYCVVKH
- the galE gene encoding UDP-glucose 4-epimerase GalE, with protein sequence MANVLVTGGAGYVGSVCCAELLRKGHSVTIVDDLSTGYREAVPSGVAFFQIDVGNRSAMQSLVSHIRFDAVFHFAAKALIPESVSNPGMFFQYNVASGIVMLEVLRAAGIKNFVFSSSAAVYGTPQRVPIEEDDPKLPVNSYGETKLMFERILDWYCRAYGWSATALRYFNASGATAELGERHDPETHIIPLLLQVAAGERKVFHIYGDEYDTPDGTCLRDYVHVLDIASAHICALKNLNNPGMRAYNIGLGKSYSVREVCNATTEVTGRNIPLRVSARRDGDPAVLCASPKRIMRELDWNPEHSSLQEIIESAWQWKRKQLTVVMSVSGAKR
- a CDS encoding glycosyltransferase family 4 protein, whose protein sequence is MRVGFDARWYNQSGVGSYISGLLPALVRAGCELVVYADPRNPVPGLNRLSLQTVPVSFGKYSPLATLEFRRREELDKLDLFHCPFYAAPLLRCPAVVTIHDLIPFLFPVYFWPKQKIVQAGYRATAKRAAHLIADSHCTAIDLQRILGVTSERISTVHLAADQNTFHPNGAENEEMVLRERYHIRKPFVLVSSARNWRTKNLGSALLVLEIVRKEVGITFQTVMYGSTSKEKFEIDASLNVNHVGYVDSEALAALFRHAHAFVMPSLYEGFGLPLVEAMSCGCPVITSDRGSLPEIAGAGAQCFDPFNVKGMANAVCALLRSPEELQQKRSNALRRAADFSWDKAALETISVYHHVNQYTKRQQIGLKP
- a CDS encoding nucleotidyltransferase family protein, which encodes MKAFLLAAGNGTRLRPLTDSVPKCLLPIQGVPLLEIWLNNCKFAGITDVLVNAHAHAGAIRKFATEQETGVRIHIAQEPELLGSAGTLVENREFVSGEKSFFVLYADVLTNVDLLRMLAFHQHKHLVATLGVYQVPDPTRCGIVTTNENSVIQEFVEKPSQPASNWAFAGVMVADAKLFDFLPAQRPADLGFDVLPKMIGKMAAYRISEYLLDIGTLSNYQHAQQSWPGPAQLQSAARGR
- a CDS encoding glycosyltransferase family 4 protein, producing MKASGNHDVVKVAFDASALKPQYLHHGIQVYTRNLLAALHPIAGSSGMEIRPFLPSAEDVTPGKFTEAPGFQPRKSALIGFDRLWRYGGATAAAFLDGADILLNPHGVSLPIKTLLPTITTIHDLTPMVMSCYPQRTAFFLKFLLTRSAKSSTAIITVSENSRQDLIRICGVPESKVHVVYEGYDRELFNCVPPDTALLKQLQLRLGIGRPYILHHGAIQPRKNLPRLIAAYRQMLSRNPKLTFDLVLAGPLAWQHQETVDSAQDDSAGKVKVILTGALDDHDLSLLVRGASLEVVPSLYEGFCLPMVEAMACGVPTIVANTSCLPEISGGVLRYFNPNSIEDMADSMEAVLLSRDLQTELAERGRERAQRFSWGLCAQETVAVLEQVARRREVHSRTAGVAL